A genomic window from Halogeometricum borinquense DSM 11551 includes:
- a CDS encoding YqaA family protein yields the protein MLEGVAELLVNGGVASIWPDFSWLSAAVETATGWVGLAIIFVYSFLIAFILPGVSEVVLFAPLDLGFPDYVHLGLIMVISGAGKAAGSVFAFHIGQEAKESGFIEKRLRQSRFDIMEWTERKTLEIAQKWGYLGLAAALCVPGFPDTLSIYAFSILEKDYLKFAVATFTGSIGRLVVTTVTLSGVGITV from the coding sequence CTGCTAGAGGGCGTCGCCGAACTCCTCGTGAACGGTGGTGTTGCGAGTATCTGGCCGGATTTTAGCTGGCTCTCCGCAGCGGTGGAGACGGCGACAGGATGGGTCGGGCTCGCTATCATCTTCGTCTACTCCTTTCTCATCGCGTTCATCCTTCCCGGCGTGAGCGAAGTGGTCCTGTTCGCGCCGTTGGATTTAGGATTTCCCGACTACGTTCATCTCGGACTCATCATGGTGATCAGCGGCGCTGGGAAGGCTGCCGGGAGCGTCTTCGCGTTCCACATCGGACAGGAGGCCAAAGAGTCTGGATTCATCGAAAAGCGCCTTCGTCAGTCACGGTTCGACATCATGGAGTGGACCGAGCGAAAGACGCTCGAAATCGCCCAGAAGTGGGGCTACCTCGGACTCGCTGCGGCGCTTTGTGTCCCGGGATTCCCGGATACGCTGTCGATATACGCGTTCTCCATCCTCGAAAAAGACTACCTGAAGTTCGCCGTCGCCACGTTCACCGGGAGCATCGGTCGGCTAGTCGTTACCACCGTGACGCTCTCGGGCGTCGGTATTACGGTGTGA
- a CDS encoding carboxymuconolactone decarboxylase family protein, with amino-acid sequence MVSTQTEAEIEEYLGQVPSWLELLSEAAGDHSWGIVRDLELEETELPPREKALVALGAAAAMNCPYCVHFHREEAKLEDVTETELAEATNLAATVRYFSTVLHGSEADLDEFKRETSEIVEYIEEQQATAAGD; translated from the coding sequence ATGGTATCAACACAGACGGAAGCGGAAATCGAAGAGTACCTCGGACAGGTTCCAAGCTGGCTTGAGTTGCTCTCGGAAGCCGCTGGCGACCACAGTTGGGGAATCGTGCGTGACCTCGAACTCGAAGAGACGGAGCTACCGCCCCGCGAGAAAGCGCTCGTCGCACTCGGGGCCGCGGCTGCGATGAACTGCCCGTACTGCGTCCACTTCCACCGCGAGGAGGCGAAACTAGAGGACGTTACCGAGACGGAACTCGCCGAGGCAACGAACCTCGCCGCGACCGTTCGGTACTTCTCTACGGTCCTTCACGGATCGGAGGCCGACCTCGACGAGTTCAAGCGGGAAACGTCCGAAATTGTCGAATACATCGAAGAGCAACAGGCGACAGCCGCTGGAGACTGA